One region of Baekduia soli genomic DNA includes:
- a CDS encoding NHL repeat-containing protein — translation MLVTTLEGEVLHELDGLYQPQGVRFDGAGSTHVLVCETGADRVWRIALDDGTRELVTDRLASPWDVIRWRGHLVIAEAGRHRLWAVDRDGELQVLAGTGAEALHDGPGLEAVLAQPSALAVTADDDLAFLDAEAGALRVLRAGTFVVQTLAGAGLFAWGSDDGGRDRARMQHPLGLATGPDGALYVADTFNGLVRVWRGSHLWTVPIDGFAEPGGLAVLADGRLVVADTGNHRVVLVDPVMAGAVALDVGRPGSVDAPGPQPAAVAGTIVQPEGSVLDLTLDLDTGDDVLDPAGGPPVRVRAVATDPALLREPTSWALPALPAQVRLALGEGSGRVTVELLAATCGPDACRLRRTQRAYDVLLTAGGA, via the coding sequence GTGCTGGTGACCACGCTGGAGGGCGAGGTCCTGCACGAGCTCGACGGCCTCTACCAGCCCCAGGGGGTGCGCTTCGACGGCGCCGGGTCCACGCACGTGCTCGTCTGCGAGACCGGCGCCGACCGCGTGTGGCGCATCGCGCTGGACGACGGCACCCGCGAGCTGGTCACCGACCGCCTGGCCTCGCCGTGGGACGTGATCCGCTGGCGCGGGCACCTCGTGATCGCCGAGGCGGGCCGCCACCGGCTGTGGGCCGTCGACCGCGACGGCGAGCTGCAGGTCCTCGCCGGCACGGGCGCCGAGGCATTGCACGACGGCCCGGGGCTGGAGGCGGTGCTGGCCCAGCCCTCGGCGCTGGCGGTCACCGCCGACGACGACCTGGCGTTCCTCGACGCGGAGGCCGGCGCGCTGCGCGTGCTGCGGGCGGGCACGTTCGTCGTGCAGACGCTGGCGGGGGCGGGGCTGTTCGCCTGGGGCAGCGACGACGGCGGCCGCGACCGCGCGCGCATGCAGCACCCGCTCGGCCTGGCCACCGGCCCCGACGGCGCGCTGTACGTCGCCGACACGTTCAACGGCCTGGTGCGCGTCTGGCGCGGGTCGCACCTGTGGACGGTCCCCATCGACGGCTTCGCCGAGCCCGGCGGGCTGGCCGTGCTGGCCGACGGGCGCCTCGTGGTCGCCGACACGGGCAACCACCGCGTCGTGCTCGTCGACCCGGTCATGGCCGGCGCCGTGGCGCTCGACGTCGGGCGCCCCGGGTCCGTCGACGCCCCGGGCCCGCAGCCCGCCGCCGTCGCAGGGACGATCGTGCAGCCCGAGGGCTCGGTGCTGGATCTCACGCTCGACCTCGACACGGGCGACGACGTGCTCGACCCCGCCGGCGGCCCGCCCGTGCGCGTGCGCGCCGTCGCGACCGACCCGGCGCTGCTGCGCGAGCCGACGAGCTGGGCCCTGCCCGCGCTGCCCGCGCAGGTGCGCCTCGCGCTGGGGGAGGGGTCGGGACGGGTCACCGTGGAGCTGCTGGCCGCGACCTGCGGGCCCGACGCGTGCCGCCTGCGCCGCACGCAGCGCGCCTACGACGTGCTGCTGACCGCGGGCGGGGCCTGA
- a CDS encoding DNA-formamidopyrimidine glycosylase family protein yields the protein MPELPEVEITARRLGEALAGATIESTLAPGINALKTFDPPLHALDGRTIAGLRRIGKHLVVDVSGDLHVLVHLMSAGRLQLFDKRAGLRDRTSRLLIRIDDGRELRLREFGTKQAAWVKVLTPEGLAADDAVATLGPEAWPDPPEDLAALLAPHGARPLQAALRDQRIITGIGRSWVDEILWTAQLSPFKRANELDADDAAALRRAIVERLGAAIDHYEEVVHLPIPDKLPLPLQVHRHQGEPCPRCGTTIEAVHYEDYVLCYCPQDQTGGRVLKDRRLSRLLK from the coding sequence ATGCCGGAGCTGCCCGAGGTCGAGATCACCGCACGCCGCCTGGGCGAGGCGCTGGCGGGCGCGACGATCGAGTCGACGCTGGCGCCGGGGATCAACGCGCTCAAGACGTTCGACCCGCCGCTGCACGCGCTCGACGGGCGCACGATCGCGGGGCTGCGGCGCATCGGCAAGCATCTCGTGGTCGACGTCTCCGGCGACCTGCACGTGCTCGTGCACCTCATGAGCGCCGGGCGCCTGCAGCTGTTCGACAAGCGCGCCGGGCTGCGGGACCGCACGTCGCGCCTGCTCATCCGCATCGACGACGGGCGTGAGCTGCGGCTGCGCGAGTTCGGCACCAAGCAGGCCGCATGGGTCAAGGTGCTCACGCCGGAGGGCCTGGCCGCCGACGACGCGGTGGCGACGCTGGGCCCCGAGGCCTGGCCCGACCCGCCCGAGGACCTCGCCGCGCTCCTGGCTCCCCACGGCGCGCGGCCGCTGCAGGCCGCGCTGCGCGACCAGCGGATCATCACCGGCATCGGTCGCTCCTGGGTCGACGAGATCCTGTGGACGGCGCAGCTCTCGCCCTTCAAGCGCGCCAACGAGCTCGACGCCGACGACGCCGCGGCGCTGCGCCGCGCGATCGTGGAGCGCCTCGGCGCCGCGATCGACCACTACGAGGAGGTCGTGCACCTCCCGATCCCCGACAAGCTCCCGCTGCCCCTGCAGGTCCACCGCCACCAGGGCGAGCCGTGCCCGCGCTGCGGCACGACGATCGAGGCGGTGCACTACGAGGACTACGTCCTCTGCTACTGCCCGCAGGACCAGACGGGCGGGCGCGTCCTCAAGGACCGCCGCCTGTCGCGGCTGCTCAAGTAG
- the bcp gene encoding thioredoxin-dependent thiol peroxidase → MGKIHEGQPAPDFELPDQSGSPVRLSSFRGQRVVLYFYPKANTPGCTTQACGVRDHETDYEAAGAVVLGVSPDPVKAVRKFYEKQALNFELLADEDHAVSEAYGVWVEKSMYGKTYWGAARTTFVIDEEGIVRKVIKKVKPATHDDEVLAVLRDLEPAA, encoded by the coding sequence ATGGGCAAGATCCACGAGGGCCAGCCGGCACCGGACTTCGAGCTCCCCGACCAGTCCGGGTCGCCCGTGCGCCTGTCGAGCTTCCGGGGGCAGCGGGTGGTCCTCTACTTCTACCCCAAGGCCAACACGCCGGGCTGCACGACGCAGGCCTGCGGCGTGCGCGACCACGAGACCGACTACGAGGCGGCGGGCGCGGTCGTGCTCGGCGTCTCGCCCGACCCGGTCAAGGCCGTCAGGAAGTTCTACGAGAAGCAGGCGCTGAACTTCGAGCTGCTGGCCGACGAGGACCACGCGGTCTCCGAGGCCTACGGCGTCTGGGTCGAGAAGTCGATGTACGGCAAGACCTACTGGGGCGCCGCCCGCACGACGTTCGTCATCGACGAGGAGGGCATCGTGCGCAAGGTCATCAAGAAGGTCAAGCCCGCGACGCACGACGACGAGGTGCTCGCCGTGCTGCGCGACCTGGAGCCCGCCGCCTAG
- a CDS encoding DHH family phosphoesterase, protein MTTQVAERYRLVTRSDFDGLVCAALLKELGILDDIKFVHPKDMQDGLVELTERDITTNLPYVPGVHLSFDHHDSETVRVTDSPDNHVIVAGAKSAARVVYDYYGGAQRFTQIGEDIMSAVDKADAADFTRDDIVSPQGWGYISFIMDPRTGLGRFHDFRISNYQLMMQLIDDITTKSIDEILQTPDIAERVDLYRAHADGAIDQVARCSRTHGNVVVLDLREEDPILATNRFMVYAVRPECNISIHILWGRGRQTTVFAVGKSILDRSSTTDVGELMLSYGGGGHIAAGTCQVPNQDAERVLGELIARMNQDG, encoded by the coding sequence ATGACGACCCAGGTGGCCGAGCGCTATCGGCTGGTGACCCGCTCCGACTTCGACGGGCTGGTGTGCGCCGCCCTGCTGAAGGAGCTCGGGATCCTCGACGACATCAAGTTCGTCCACCCCAAGGACATGCAGGACGGCCTCGTCGAGCTCACCGAGCGCGACATCACGACCAACCTGCCCTACGTCCCGGGCGTCCACCTGTCGTTCGACCACCACGACAGCGAGACCGTCCGCGTGACCGACTCGCCCGACAACCACGTCATCGTGGCCGGGGCCAAGTCCGCGGCGCGTGTCGTGTACGACTACTACGGCGGGGCGCAGCGCTTCACGCAGATCGGCGAGGACATCATGTCGGCGGTCGACAAGGCCGACGCCGCCGACTTCACCCGGGACGACATCGTGTCGCCCCAGGGGTGGGGCTACATCTCCTTCATCATGGACCCGCGCACCGGGCTGGGGCGCTTCCACGACTTCCGCATCTCCAACTACCAGCTCATGATGCAGCTCATCGACGACATCACGACGAAGTCGATCGACGAGATCCTGCAGACTCCCGACATCGCCGAGCGCGTCGACCTCTACCGCGCGCACGCCGACGGGGCGATCGACCAGGTCGCGCGCTGCAGCCGGACCCACGGCAACGTCGTGGTGCTCGACCTCCGCGAGGAGGACCCGATCCTGGCCACGAACCGGTTCATGGTCTACGCGGTGCGTCCCGAGTGCAACATCTCGATCCACATCCTCTGGGGCCGGGGCCGCCAGACCACCGTGTTCGCGGTGGGCAAGTCGATCCTGGACCGCTCGAGCACGACCGACGTCGGCGAGCTCATGCTCTCCTACGGCGGCGGCGGCCACATCGCGGCGGGCACCTGCCAGGTGCCCAACCAGGACGCCGAGCGCGTCCTGGGCGAGCTCATCGCCCGCATGAACCAGGACGGCTGA
- a CDS encoding GNAT family N-acetyltransferase, with amino-acid sequence MSVRPARAEDVRPLAAALSRAFHDDPVTGWVYASERRRAHWSSRFFRWQLERLLPQDACWATEAGDGAALWALPDRWREEARESITLLRRTMPGVLPRLPRLVRGLGQVEARHPVERHLYLAVLGVDPVRQGQGLGSALIRPGLELADREGLPAYLETGRERNLAFYGRHGFSVVGELDLPKGPRVWFLWREPG; translated from the coding sequence ATGTCGGTCCGCCCGGCCCGTGCGGAGGACGTGCGGCCGCTCGCCGCCGCGCTGTCGCGCGCCTTCCACGACGACCCGGTCACGGGCTGGGTCTACGCCTCCGAGCGCCGGCGCGCCCACTGGTCGTCGCGGTTCTTCCGCTGGCAGCTCGAGCGCCTGCTGCCCCAGGACGCCTGCTGGGCCACGGAGGCCGGCGACGGTGCCGCGCTGTGGGCCCTGCCCGACCGCTGGCGCGAGGAGGCCCGTGAGAGCATCACGCTGCTGCGGCGCACGATGCCCGGCGTGCTGCCCCGGCTCCCGCGGCTCGTGCGGGGCCTCGGGCAGGTCGAGGCCCGCCACCCCGTGGAGCGCCACCTCTACCTCGCGGTGCTCGGCGTGGACCCGGTGCGCCAGGGTCAGGGGCTGGGCTCGGCGCTCATCCGGCCCGGGCTCGAGCTCGCCGACCGCGAGGGCCTGCCGGCGTACCTCGAGACGGGCCGCGAGCGCAACCTGGCCTTCTACGGTCGCCACGGCTTCTCCGTCGTCGGCGAGCTCGACCTGCCCAAGGGCCCACGCGTGTGGTTCCTGTGGCGGGAGCCGGGGTAG
- a CDS encoding HAD family hydrolase yields the protein MTPAAIVFDNDGLLLDTEEAWTRAETTLFARHGGTFTAEHKRDLIGSSHTVAAGRIEAMLGLPGRGLELMDELAALVLEEALHDIEPRPGAIDLVHALRDAGIPYAVASNSPRAFVDRVLRTAGVDALFAVTVAGDEVQHPKPAPDIYLEACRRLGADPAACVGLEDSPTGAASARAAGLTVIGVPYLPDMAIPDADVLATSLADAVVHETCGLVVSGR from the coding sequence GTGACCCCTGCCGCGATCGTCTTCGACAACGACGGCCTGCTGCTCGACACCGAGGAGGCCTGGACGCGTGCGGAGACGACGCTCTTCGCCCGCCACGGCGGCACGTTCACCGCCGAGCACAAGCGCGACCTCATCGGGTCCTCGCACACCGTCGCCGCGGGCAGGATCGAGGCGATGCTCGGCCTCCCCGGCCGGGGCCTGGAGCTCATGGACGAGCTCGCCGCCCTCGTCCTGGAGGAGGCTCTGCACGACATCGAGCCGCGCCCGGGCGCCATCGACCTGGTCCACGCGCTGCGCGACGCCGGCATCCCGTACGCCGTGGCCAGCAACTCGCCGCGGGCGTTCGTCGACCGCGTCCTGCGCACCGCCGGGGTCGACGCGCTGTTCGCGGTGACCGTCGCCGGCGACGAGGTGCAGCACCCCAAGCCGGCGCCCGACATCTACCTCGAGGCCTGCCGCCGCCTGGGCGCCGACCCCGCAGCGTGCGTCGGGCTGGAGGACTCGCCGACGGGCGCGGCGTCCGCGCGCGCCGCGGGCCTGACCGTCATCGGCGTGCCCTACCTGCCCGACATGGCCATCCCGGACGCCGACGTCCTGGCGACCTCGCTCGCCGACGCGGTCGTGCACGAGACCTGCGGGCTCGTAGTCTCTGGCCGGTGA
- a CDS encoding lysylphosphatidylglycerol synthase transmembrane domain-containing protein, with amino-acid sequence MTPVPAPIVAGIGGFFDAVGQFFTQLADISWGPLLLGMLCFGTYLSIRSRAFYHVLRAAYPAERIEFKRIWGAYIAAYGFNNVVPARGGDVIKLFLTKTSVPDSTYSAIGAAFFVEIGFDATMGLFILIFAFTQGVFPKPPDFSKLQAFDLSFFASHPRFLLFLLTVLAIAGLVGFALLSTRVRAFWAKVRQGLTIIFDRRRYFREVWLVQFGGWCFRFAAFWFLLDAFHIGGSVKNVLLVLGVNAVAAVVPFTPGGAGVQQAFLVKVFAGVASGATVAAYSVGQQIAIAIFSLAIGFFALATIFKFRSFKAVLAAGREHRESERQASARTAGGGLQ; translated from the coding sequence GTGACCCCCGTCCCCGCACCGATCGTCGCCGGCATCGGCGGCTTCTTCGATGCGGTGGGCCAGTTCTTCACCCAGCTGGCCGACATCAGCTGGGGGCCGCTGCTGCTCGGGATGCTGTGCTTCGGCACCTACCTGTCGATCCGCTCGCGGGCCTTCTACCACGTGCTGCGCGCCGCCTACCCGGCGGAGAGGATCGAGTTCAAGCGCATCTGGGGCGCCTACATCGCGGCCTACGGCTTCAACAACGTCGTCCCGGCCCGCGGCGGCGACGTCATCAAGCTCTTCCTCACGAAGACCTCGGTCCCCGACTCGACCTACTCGGCGATCGGCGCGGCCTTCTTCGTCGAGATCGGCTTCGACGCGACGATGGGCTTGTTCATCCTCATCTTCGCGTTCACGCAGGGCGTGTTCCCCAAGCCGCCGGACTTCTCCAAGCTCCAGGCGTTCGACCTCAGCTTCTTCGCGTCGCACCCGCGCTTCCTGCTGTTCCTGCTGACCGTGCTGGCGATCGCCGGCCTCGTCGGCTTCGCGCTGCTGAGCACGCGCGTGCGCGCGTTCTGGGCCAAGGTGCGCCAGGGCCTGACGATCATCTTCGACCGCCGCCGCTACTTCCGCGAGGTGTGGCTCGTGCAGTTCGGCGGCTGGTGCTTCCGCTTCGCCGCGTTCTGGTTCCTGCTCGACGCGTTCCACATCGGCGGGTCGGTCAAGAACGTGCTGCTCGTCCTGGGCGTCAACGCCGTCGCGGCGGTCGTGCCGTTCACGCCCGGCGGCGCGGGGGTCCAGCAGGCGTTCCTGGTCAAGGTGTTCGCCGGCGTGGCGTCGGGGGCGACGGTCGCGGCCTACTCCGTGGGCCAGCAGATCGCCATCGCGATCTTCAGCCTGGCCATCGGCTTCTTCGCGCTGGCCACCATCTTCAAGTTCCGGTCCTTCAAGGCCGTGCTCGCGGCCGGCCGCGAGCACCGCGAGTCCGAGCGCCAGGCCTCCGCGCGGACGGCGGGCGGGGGGCTACAGTAG